One Tessaracoccus lacteus DNA window includes the following coding sequences:
- the rpoC gene encoding DNA-directed RNA polymerase subunit beta', translating into MLDVNFYEELRIGLASADQIREWSHGEVKKPETINYRTLKPERDGLFCEKIFGPTRDWECYCGKYKRVRFKGIICERCGVEVTRSNVRRERMGHIELAAPVTHIWYFKGVPSRLGYLLDIAPKDLEKVIYFAAHMITSVDEEARHRDLSSLQAKVETESKQLAARRDADIEARMRKLEEDMAQLEEEGAKADVKRKVREAAEKESGLIRTRAQRQLDRIDEVWSRFKGLKVQDLEGDETLYREMKKRFGKYFSGSMGAEAIQKRLQTFDLKAESENLREIIATGKGQRKTRALKRLRVVNAFLTGSNAPAAMVLDAVPVIPPDLRPMVQLDGGRFATSDLNDLYRRVINRNNRLKRLLDLGAPEIIVNNEKRMLQEAVDSLFDNGRRGRPVTGPGNRPLKSISDMLKGKQGRFRQNLLGKRVDYSGRSVIVVGPQLKLHQCGLPKAMALELFKPFVMKRLDDLNHAQNIKAAKRMVERHRPVVWDVLEEVIAEHPVLLNRAPTLHRLGIQAFEPQLIEGKAIQIHPLVCTAFNADFDGDQMAVHLPLSAEAQAEARVLMLSTNNILKPADGRPVTMPTQDMIIGHYFLTSERHGAGEGHAFSNLSEAIMAYDRGDLAIGAKCRIRLQGVVSEGRTPDANGMILMDTTLGRALFNEALPADFEFVNEVVGKKTLGRIINELAETYPKVEVAAALDNLKDMGFKWASRSGVTVSIGDVQTPPQKAEILEGYEKRATKIDRLYERGSVTEDERRQELIAIWTDATAELTEAMKENFTTENPIFMMVDSGARGNMTQMRQIAAMRGLVANPKGDIIARPIKSNFREGLSVLEYFISTHGGRKGQADTALRTADSGYLTRRLVDVSQDVIIREEDCGTERGLTKTIAVWSVDGTDEESGRTIQVPVAPFTEGAKVETSSDVETAVYARTLAVDVVDADGTVLAEAGTDLGDAVIAKLVEAGVTQVKVRSVLTCESAVGTCAMCYGRSLASGKTVDVGEAVGIVAAQSIGEPGTQLTMRTFHTGGVAGDDITQGLPRVTELFEARQPKGKAPIAEADGVVRIEDGDRSRKLVIVRDDGGDDLEYPVGRRTRLEYDEPSGRRVVIRDGAHVSIGQQLTAGQVDPQDVLRIRGLRKVQEHLVEEVQKVYGTQGAPIHDKHIEIIVRQMLRRITVIDSGDTSMMPGELVDRATYEAANRQALAEGGRPGEGRPVLMGITKASLATDSWLSAASFQETTKVLTDAAIQGKSDSLVGLKENVILGKLIPAGTGLDRYRNIRVEPTEEARASAYTMNYDPYDYSFGSDSLGPAVPLEDMDFGEIR; encoded by the coding sequence GTGCTGGACGTGAACTTCTACGAGGAACTGCGCATCGGCCTCGCTAGCGCCGACCAGATCCGCGAATGGTCCCACGGCGAGGTGAAGAAGCCGGAGACCATCAACTACCGCACGCTCAAGCCCGAGCGCGACGGCCTGTTCTGCGAGAAGATCTTCGGCCCCACCCGCGACTGGGAGTGCTACTGCGGCAAGTACAAGCGGGTCCGCTTCAAGGGCATCATCTGCGAGCGCTGTGGCGTCGAGGTGACCCGCAGCAACGTGCGTCGTGAGCGGATGGGCCACATCGAGCTCGCCGCGCCCGTGACCCACATCTGGTACTTCAAGGGCGTCCCGAGCCGGCTGGGCTACCTGCTGGACATCGCGCCGAAGGACCTGGAGAAGGTCATCTACTTCGCCGCGCACATGATCACCTCCGTCGACGAAGAGGCGCGTCACCGCGACCTCTCGTCGCTGCAGGCCAAGGTCGAGACCGAGTCGAAGCAGCTCGCTGCCCGCCGCGACGCCGACATCGAGGCGCGCATGCGCAAGCTCGAGGAGGACATGGCTCAGCTCGAGGAGGAGGGCGCGAAGGCCGACGTCAAGCGCAAGGTCCGCGAGGCCGCCGAGAAGGAGTCCGGCCTCATCCGGACCCGTGCGCAGCGTCAGCTCGACCGCATCGACGAGGTGTGGAGCCGGTTCAAGGGCCTGAAGGTCCAGGACCTCGAGGGCGACGAGACCCTCTACCGCGAGATGAAGAAGCGCTTCGGCAAGTACTTCTCCGGCTCGATGGGCGCGGAGGCCATCCAGAAGCGCCTCCAGACCTTCGACCTGAAGGCCGAGTCCGAGAACCTGCGCGAGATCATCGCCACGGGCAAGGGGCAGCGCAAGACCCGCGCCCTGAAGCGCCTGCGCGTCGTCAACGCCTTCCTGACGGGCTCCAACGCCCCCGCCGCGATGGTGCTCGACGCCGTCCCGGTCATCCCCCCGGACCTGCGCCCGATGGTCCAGCTCGACGGTGGCCGCTTCGCCACCTCCGACCTGAACGACCTCTACCGCCGCGTCATCAACCGCAACAACCGCCTGAAGCGGCTGCTCGATCTCGGCGCCCCCGAGATCATCGTGAACAACGAGAAGCGCATGCTGCAGGAGGCCGTCGACTCGCTGTTCGACAACGGCCGTCGCGGACGCCCGGTGACCGGCCCCGGTAACCGCCCCCTGAAGTCGATCTCCGACATGCTCAAGGGCAAGCAGGGTCGTTTCCGTCAGAACCTGCTCGGCAAGCGCGTCGACTACTCCGGCCGTTCGGTCATCGTCGTCGGCCCGCAGCTGAAGCTGCACCAGTGTGGTCTGCCGAAGGCGATGGCGCTCGAGCTGTTCAAGCCGTTCGTCATGAAGCGCCTCGACGACCTGAACCACGCGCAGAACATCAAGGCCGCCAAGCGGATGGTCGAGCGCCACCGCCCGGTCGTGTGGGACGTGCTGGAAGAGGTCATCGCGGAGCACCCGGTGCTGCTGAACCGTGCACCCACGCTGCACCGCCTCGGTATCCAGGCCTTCGAGCCCCAGCTGATCGAGGGCAAGGCGATCCAGATCCACCCGCTGGTCTGCACCGCCTTCAACGCCGACTTCGACGGCGACCAGATGGCTGTGCACCTGCCGCTGTCCGCCGAGGCGCAGGCCGAGGCCCGCGTCCTGATGCTGTCGACGAACAACATCCTGAAGCCGGCCGACGGTCGCCCCGTCACCATGCCGACCCAGGACATGATCATCGGTCACTACTTCCTGACGTCGGAGCGCCACGGCGCGGGCGAGGGCCACGCGTTCTCGAACCTGTCCGAGGCGATCATGGCCTACGACCGTGGCGACCTCGCCATCGGCGCGAAGTGCCGCATCCGTCTGCAGGGTGTCGTCTCCGAGGGCCGCACCCCCGACGCCAACGGCATGATCCTGATGGACACCACGCTGGGTCGTGCGCTGTTCAACGAGGCGCTCCCGGCCGACTTCGAGTTCGTCAACGAGGTGGTGGGCAAGAAGACGCTCGGCCGCATCATCAACGAGCTCGCCGAGACCTACCCCAAGGTCGAGGTCGCCGCGGCGCTGGACAACCTGAAGGACATGGGCTTCAAGTGGGCCTCGCGCTCCGGCGTGACCGTGTCCATCGGCGACGTCCAGACCCCGCCGCAGAAGGCCGAGATCCTCGAGGGCTACGAGAAGCGCGCCACGAAGATCGACCGCCTCTACGAGCGCGGTTCCGTCACGGAGGATGAGCGCCGTCAGGAGCTCATCGCGATCTGGACGGACGCGACCGCCGAGCTGACCGAGGCGATGAAGGAGAACTTCACCACGGAGAACCCCATCTTCATGATGGTCGACTCCGGCGCACGAGGAAACATGACGCAGATGCGTCAGATCGCCGCCATGCGAGGCCTCGTGGCCAACCCGAAGGGCGACATCATCGCCCGACCGATCAAGTCGAACTTCCGTGAGGGTCTCTCCGTCCTCGAGTACTTCATCTCGACGCACGGTGGCCGTAAGGGCCAGGCCGACACCGCGCTGCGTACCGCCGACTCGGGTTACCTGACCCGTCGTCTGGTGGACGTGTCGCAGGACGTCATCATCCGCGAGGAGGACTGCGGCACCGAGCGTGGCCTCACCAAGACCATCGCGGTGTGGAGCGTCGACGGGACGGACGAGGAGTCCGGCCGCACCATCCAGGTGCCGGTCGCCCCGTTCACCGAGGGCGCGAAGGTCGAGACGTCCAGCGACGTCGAGACCGCGGTCTACGCCCGCACGCTCGCCGTCGACGTTGTCGACGCGGACGGCACCGTGCTGGCCGAGGCCGGCACGGATCTGGGCGACGCGGTCATCGCGAAGCTCGTCGAGGCCGGCGTCACCCAGGTCAAGGTCCGCTCCGTGCTCACCTGTGAGTCCGCCGTCGGCACCTGTGCCATGTGCTACGGCCGTTCGCTGGCCTCCGGCAAGACGGTGGACGTCGGCGAGGCCGTCGGCATCGTCGCGGCCCAGTCCATCGGCGAGCCCGGCACCCAGCTGACGATGCGTACCTTCCACACCGGTGGTGTGGCCGGCGACGACATCACGCAGGGTCTGCCCCGTGTCACCGAGCTGTTCGAGGCACGCCAGCCCAAGGGCAAGGCCCCGATCGCCGAGGCCGACGGCGTCGTGCGCATCGAGGACGGCGACCGTTCGCGCAAGCTCGTCATCGTGCGTGACGACGGCGGCGACGACCTGGAGTACCCGGTCGGTCGTCGTACCCGTCTCGAGTACGACGAGCCCAGCGGGCGTCGTGTCGTCATCCGTGACGGCGCTCACGTCTCGATCGGCCAGCAGCTCACCGCCGGTCAGGTCGACCCGCAGGACGTGCTCCGCATCCGCGGCCTCCGCAAGGTGCAGGAGCACCTCGTGGAGGAGGTCCAGAAGGTCTACGGCACCCAGGGCGCCCCGATCCACGACAAGCACATCGAGATCATCGTGCGGCAGATGCTGCGCCGGATCACTGTCATCGACTCCGGCGACACCAGCATGATGCCGGGCGAGCTCGTCGACCGCGCCACCTACGAGGCGGCCAACCGCCAGGCGCTCGCCGAGGGTGGCCGCCCCGGCGAGGGTCGTCCGGTCCTGATGGGCATCACGAAGGCGTCGCTCGCGACGGACTCGTGGCTGTCGGCGGCCTCCTTCCAGGAGACCACCAAGGTGCTCACCGACGCGGCGATCCAGGGCAAGAGCGACTCGCTCGTCGGCCTCAAGGAGAACGTCATCCTCGGCAAGCTGATCCCGGCGGGTACCGGTCTCGACCGTTACCGCAACATTCGGGTGGAGCCCACGGAGGAGGCGCGCGCCTCGGCCTACACGATGAACTACGACCCGTACGACTACTCGTTCGGTTCGGATTCGCTCGGCCCAGCCGTCCCGCTGGAGGACATGGACTTCGGCGAGATCCGCTGA
- the rpsL gene encoding 30S ribosomal protein S12, with product MPTIQQLVRKGRTDKVSKNKTPALKGSPQRRGVCTRVYTTTPKKPNSALRKVARVRLSSGIEVTAYIPGVGHNLQEHSMVLVRGGRVKDLPGVRYKIIRGSLDTQGVKGRKQARSRYGAKKEK from the coding sequence GTGCCAACTATTCAGCAGCTGGTCCGTAAGGGCCGCACCGACAAAGTCTCGAAGAACAAGACCCCCGCGCTGAAGGGCTCCCCCCAGCGCCGCGGCGTGTGCACGCGTGTGTACACCACGACGCCGAAGAAGCCGAACTCCGCGCTCCGTAAGGTCGCGCGCGTGCGTCTGAGCTCCGGCATCGAGGTCACCGCCTACATCCCGGGTGTCGGCCACAACCTGCAGGAGCACTCCATGGTGCTCGTCCGAGGCGGTCGTGTGAAGGACCTCCCCGGCGTGCGCTACAAGATCATCCGCGGCTCCCTCGACACCCAGGGTGTCAAGGGCCGCAAGCAGGCTCGCAGCCGCTACGGCGCGAAGAAGGAGAAGTAA
- the rpsG gene encoding 30S ribosomal protein S7 has translation MPRKGPAPKRPVVADPVYGSPVVSQLVSKILLDGKKSVAQAIVYEALEGTRAKTGNDPVQTLKKALDNVKPSIEVKSRRVGGATYQVPIEVKPNRQNTLALRWLVSFSRARREKTMTERLMNEILDASNGLGASVKRREDTHKMAEANRAFAHYRW, from the coding sequence ATGCCTCGCAAGGGTCCCGCGCCGAAGCGCCCCGTCGTCGCCGATCCGGTCTACGGCTCCCCGGTTGTCTCTCAGCTGGTCAGCAAGATCCTCCTGGACGGCAAGAAGTCCGTGGCTCAGGCCATCGTGTACGAAGCCCTCGAGGGCACCCGCGCCAAGACCGGCAACGACCCGGTCCAGACGCTGAAGAAGGCTCTCGACAACGTCAAGCCGAGCATCGAGGTCAAGTCCCGCCGCGTTGGTGGCGCCACCTACCAGGTGCCGATCGAGGTCAAGCCGAACCGCCAGAACACCCTGGCGCTGCGTTGGCTCGTCTCCTTCTCCCGCGCCCGTCGCGAGAAGACGATGACCGAGCGCCTCATGAACGAGATCCTCGACGCCTCCAACGGCCTGGGTGCCTCCGTGAAGCGCCGCGAGGACACGCACAAGATGGCCGAGGCCAACCGCGCCTTCGCCCACTACCGCTGGTGA
- the fusA gene encoding elongation factor G encodes MADLSKVRNIGIMAHIDAGKTTTTERILFYTGKSYKIGEVHDGAATMDWMEQEQERGITITSAATTCFWHDTQINIIDTPGHVDFTVEVERSLRVLDGAVAVFDGVAGVEPQSMTVWRQATKYNVPRICYINKLDRTGASFDHCVKTIRERLMTDPVLLQLPIGAESDFLGVVDLVEMRALTWRGETQMGEKYEIEEIPAELKDAAEAAHATLIERVADVDDEIMEMYLEGEEPSVEQIKAALRKGVISNTFTAVVCGTSFKNKGVQPLLDAVVDYLPSPLDVPAIEGFKPGDESVTLERHPSDDEPLSILAFKIAADPHLGKLTFVRIYSGVLTAGSQVLNSTKGRKERIGKIYQMHANKREEIDSIGAGMICAVMGLKDTTTGETLCDPANPIVLESMTFPNPVIEQAIEPKTKSDQEKLSNAIQRLAEEDPTFRVHTDEETGQTIIAGMGELHLDVLIDRMRREFKVEANIGKPQVAYRETLRRKVEKVEYTHKKQTGGSGQFARVIIDLEPTEPGSGYEFVNAVTGGRIPREYIPAVDQGVKEAMQFGVLAGYPVDNIKVTLTDGAYHDVDSSELAFKLAGAQAFKEAARRADPAILEPMMAVEVTTPEDYLGTVIGDLNSRRGQVQSMDEQHGNRVVRALVPLSEMFGYVGDLRSKTSGQASYSMEFDSYAETPKNIADEIVAKAKGE; translated from the coding sequence ATGGCCGACCTGAGTAAGGTTCGCAACATCGGCATCATGGCCCACATCGATGCCGGTAAGACCACCACCACCGAGCGCATCCTGTTCTACACCGGCAAGTCCTACAAGATCGGCGAGGTCCACGACGGCGCCGCGACCATGGACTGGATGGAGCAGGAGCAGGAGCGTGGCATCACGATCACCTCCGCCGCCACCACCTGTTTCTGGCACGACACCCAGATCAACATCATCGACACCCCCGGGCACGTCGACTTCACCGTCGAGGTGGAGCGCTCGCTCCGCGTGCTCGACGGCGCCGTCGCGGTGTTCGACGGTGTCGCCGGCGTCGAGCCGCAGTCGATGACCGTGTGGCGCCAGGCGACGAAGTACAACGTCCCCCGCATCTGCTACATCAACAAGCTCGACCGCACCGGCGCGTCCTTCGACCACTGCGTCAAGACGATCCGCGAGCGCCTCATGACCGACCCGGTCCTGCTGCAGCTCCCGATCGGGGCCGAGTCCGACTTCCTCGGTGTCGTCGACCTCGTCGAGATGCGCGCGCTGACCTGGCGCGGCGAGACGCAGATGGGCGAGAAGTACGAGATCGAGGAGATCCCGGCCGAGCTCAAGGACGCCGCCGAGGCTGCCCACGCCACCCTGATCGAGCGCGTCGCTGACGTCGACGACGAGATCATGGAGATGTACCTCGAGGGCGAGGAGCCCTCGGTCGAGCAGATCAAGGCCGCCCTCCGCAAGGGCGTCATCTCCAACACCTTCACCGCGGTGGTCTGCGGCACCTCGTTCAAGAACAAGGGCGTCCAGCCCCTGCTCGACGCGGTCGTCGACTACCTGCCGTCCCCGCTCGACGTGCCCGCCATCGAGGGCTTCAAGCCCGGCGACGAGTCCGTCACCCTCGAGCGTCACCCCTCCGACGACGAGCCGCTGTCGATCCTGGCCTTCAAGATCGCCGCCGACCCGCACCTCGGCAAGCTGACCTTCGTGCGCATCTATTCCGGCGTCCTGACCGCCGGCTCGCAGGTGCTCAACTCGACAAAGGGTCGCAAGGAGCGCATCGGCAAGATTTACCAGATGCACGCCAACAAGCGTGAGGAGATCGACTCGATCGGCGCCGGCATGATCTGCGCGGTCATGGGCCTCAAGGACACCACCACCGGTGAGACCCTCTGCGACCCGGCCAACCCGATCGTCCTGGAGTCGATGACCTTCCCGAACCCGGTCATCGAGCAGGCCATCGAGCCGAAGACGAAGTCCGACCAGGAGAAGCTGTCCAACGCGATCCAGCGCCTGGCGGAGGAGGACCCGACCTTCCGCGTCCACACGGACGAGGAGACCGGCCAGACGATCATCGCCGGCATGGGCGAGCTCCACCTGGACGTCCTCATCGACCGCATGCGTCGTGAGTTCAAGGTCGAGGCCAACATCGGCAAGCCCCAGGTGGCCTACCGCGAGACGCTGCGCCGCAAGGTGGAGAAGGTCGAGTACACGCACAAGAAGCAGACCGGTGGTTCCGGCCAGTTCGCGCGTGTCATCATCGATCTCGAGCCCACCGAGCCCGGCTCGGGCTACGAGTTTGTCAACGCCGTCACCGGCGGCCGCATCCCCCGCGAGTACATCCCCGCGGTGGACCAGGGCGTCAAGGAGGCCATGCAGTTCGGTGTCCTCGCCGGCTACCCGGTTGACAACATCAAGGTGACCCTGACCGACGGCGCCTACCACGACGTCGACTCCTCCGAGCTTGCCTTCAAGCTCGCCGGGGCCCAGGCGTTCAAGGAGGCCGCCCGTCGTGCCGATCCCGCGATCCTCGAGCCGATGATGGCCGTCGAGGTGACCACGCCCGAGGACTACCTCGGCACGGTCATCGGCGACCTCAACTCGCGTCGCGGCCAGGTGCAGTCGATGGACGAGCAGCACGGCAACCGCGTCGTGCGTGCGCTCGTGCCGCTGTCCGAGATGTTCGGCTACGTCGGCGACCTGCGGTCGAAGACCTCGGGCCAGGCGTCGTACTCCATGGAGTTCGACTCCTACGCCGAGACCCCGAAGAACATCGCCGACGAGATCGTCGCCAAGGCGAAGGGCGAGTGA
- the tuf gene encoding elongation factor Tu, which yields MAKAKFERTKPHCNIGTIGHVDHGKTTLTAAITKVLHDRYPQWNAVSAFDQIDKAPEERQRGITISIAHVEYQTEKRHYAHVDCPGHADYVKNMITGAAQMDGAILVVAATDGPMAQTHEHILLARQVGVPAIVVALNKCDMIDEADADLIDLVEMELREILSAQEFDGDNLPIVRVAAFPALNGDEKWADSIMELMDAVDEYIPQPERDTDKPFLMPVEDVFTITGRGTVITGRIERGIVKTGETVDIVGIREDKQTTTVTGVEMFRKILDEGRAGENVGLLLRGTKKEDVERGMVVIKPGSTTPHTDFEASVYVLTKEEGGRHKPFFSNYSPQFYFRTTDVTGVVQLPAGTEMVMPGDNTEMTVHLNKPIAMEEQLKFAIREGGRTVGAGNVTKIIK from the coding sequence GTGGCAAAGGCCAAGTTTGAGCGGACCAAGCCGCACTGCAACATCGGCACCATCGGACACGTCGACCACGGCAAGACCACTCTGACCGCGGCGATCACGAAGGTGCTTCACGATCGCTACCCGCAGTGGAACGCCGTCTCCGCGTTCGACCAGATCGACAAGGCGCCCGAAGAGCGTCAGCGCGGTATCACCATCTCGATCGCGCACGTCGAGTACCAGACCGAGAAGCGCCACTACGCTCACGTTGACTGCCCCGGCCACGCCGACTACGTCAAGAACATGATCACCGGTGCCGCTCAGATGGACGGCGCGATCCTCGTGGTCGCCGCCACCGACGGCCCGATGGCTCAGACCCACGAGCACATCCTCCTGGCCCGCCAGGTCGGCGTTCCCGCCATCGTCGTCGCCCTCAACAAGTGCGACATGATCGACGAGGCCGACGCCGACCTCATCGACCTGGTCGAGATGGAGCTCCGCGAGATCCTCTCCGCTCAGGAGTTCGACGGCGACAACCTCCCGATCGTCCGCGTTGCCGCCTTCCCGGCGCTGAACGGCGACGAGAAGTGGGCCGACTCGATCATGGAGCTCATGGACGCGGTTGACGAGTACATCCCGCAGCCCGAGCGTGACACCGACAAGCCCTTCCTGATGCCCGTCGAGGACGTCTTCACGATCACCGGTCGTGGCACCGTCATCACCGGTCGTATCGAGCGCGGCATCGTCAAGACCGGCGAGACCGTCGACATCGTCGGCATCCGCGAGGACAAGCAGACCACCACCGTCACCGGTGTCGAGATGTTCCGCAAGATCCTCGACGAGGGTCGCGCTGGCGAGAACGTCGGCCTGCTGCTCCGTGGCACCAAGAAGGAGGACGTGGAGCGCGGCATGGTCGTCATCAAGCCCGGCTCGACCACGCCCCACACTGACTTCGAGGCCTCGGTCTACGTGCTCACCAAGGAGGAGGGTGGCCGTCACAAGCCGTTCTTCTCCAACTACTCGCCCCAGTTCTACTTCCGTACGACTGACGTGACCGGCGTCGTCCAGCTCCCCGCTGGCACCGAGATGGTCATGCCCGGCGACAACACCGAGATGACCGTTCACCTGAACAAGCCGATCGCCATGGAGGAGCAGCTCAAGTTTGCCATCCGTGAGGGCGGCCGCACCGTCGGTGCCGGCAACGTCACCAAGATCATCAAGTGA
- a CDS encoding glutamine--tRNA ligase/YqeY domain fusion protein — translation MTAADLPSNFIYDAVTADVEQGQRGGRVQTRFPPEPNGFLHIGHAKAIVVDFGVADDFGGRCVLRLDDTNPETEETDFVDGIINDIAWLGYEPAEVRHASDYFGQLYLWAEELIGRGLAYVDDQTPEEISQGRGGFGRPGVESPFRDRTPADNLDLFRRMRAGEFPDGSRVLRAKIDMASENMQLRDPIMYRIRHAHHHRTGDEWPIYPTYDWAHGQSDALEGVTHSICTLEFESHRPLYDWFLRQLEVPDAPRQYEFARLEFTHTVTSKRRLAKLVADGIVDGWDDARMPTIGGLRRRGYPASAIRSFCREVGTTRTNSRQSMEALESYVRRELNEAAQRRMAVLRPLKLTITNWPVDGDGNPVVEHFELTNNPERPEDGTRQVPFTGQLWIEQDDFREVPPPKYFRLSIGREVRLRGAFFVTATDVVKDTEGNVVEVLATYDPATRGGDAPDGRRVKSTMHWVSLPHAVDATAALYERLFSAEVPGDATGEPLDDLNPNSRELLTGCKVEPALAEAAGGEVVQFERLGYFAVDPDKDMYFHRTVGLRDEWAAIQKRKG, via the coding sequence ATGACTGCCGCTGACCTGCCTTCGAACTTCATCTACGACGCCGTGACGGCGGACGTGGAGCAGGGTCAGCGGGGCGGCAGGGTGCAGACGAGGTTCCCACCCGAGCCCAACGGCTTCCTGCACATCGGCCACGCGAAGGCCATCGTCGTCGACTTCGGCGTGGCCGACGACTTCGGGGGGCGGTGCGTCCTGCGCCTCGACGACACCAACCCGGAGACCGAGGAGACGGACTTCGTCGACGGGATCATCAACGACATCGCCTGGCTGGGATACGAGCCCGCCGAGGTGCGCCACGCCTCCGACTACTTCGGCCAGCTGTACCTGTGGGCCGAGGAGCTGATCGGCCGCGGGCTCGCCTACGTCGACGACCAGACCCCCGAGGAGATCTCCCAGGGCCGCGGGGGGTTCGGACGGCCCGGCGTCGAGTCCCCGTTCCGCGACCGCACCCCCGCCGACAACCTCGACCTGTTCCGCCGCATGCGGGCGGGCGAGTTCCCCGACGGGTCGCGGGTGCTGCGCGCGAAGATCGACATGGCGTCGGAGAACATGCAGCTGCGTGACCCGATCATGTACCGCATCCGCCACGCCCACCACCACCGCACGGGCGACGAGTGGCCCATCTACCCCACCTACGACTGGGCGCACGGCCAGTCCGACGCGTTGGAGGGCGTGACGCACTCCATCTGCACGCTGGAGTTCGAGTCGCACCGGCCGCTCTACGACTGGTTCCTGCGCCAGCTCGAGGTGCCCGACGCGCCCCGTCAGTACGAGTTCGCCCGCCTGGAGTTCACGCACACCGTCACGTCGAAGCGCCGGCTGGCGAAGCTGGTCGCCGACGGGATCGTCGACGGCTGGGACGACGCCCGGATGCCCACGATCGGCGGTCTGCGCCGCCGCGGCTACCCGGCCTCGGCGATCCGCTCCTTCTGCCGCGAGGTCGGCACCACGCGCACCAACTCCCGCCAGTCCATGGAGGCTCTCGAGTCCTACGTGCGTCGCGAGCTCAACGAGGCCGCGCAGCGCCGGATGGCCGTCCTGCGGCCCCTGAAGCTGACGATCACCAACTGGCCGGTCGACGGCGACGGGAACCCCGTCGTCGAGCACTTCGAGCTGACCAACAATCCGGAGCGGCCCGAGGACGGCACCCGGCAGGTGCCCTTCACCGGGCAGCTGTGGATCGAGCAGGACGACTTCCGTGAGGTTCCCCCGCCGAAGTACTTCCGGCTGTCCATCGGCCGCGAGGTGCGGCTGCGCGGCGCGTTCTTCGTGACGGCCACCGACGTCGTGAAGGACACCGAGGGTAACGTCGTGGAGGTGCTCGCCACCTACGACCCGGCCACCCGCGGCGGCGACGCCCCCGACGGCAGGCGCGTGAAGTCGACCATGCACTGGGTCTCGCTCCCCCACGCCGTCGACGCGACGGCCGCTCTGTACGAGCGGCTGTTCAGCGCCGAGGTCCCGGGCGACGCCACCGGGGAGCCCCTCGACGACCTGAACCCGAACTCCCGCGAGCTGCTGACCGGATGCAAGGTCGAGCCGGCCCTGGCGGAGGCCGCGGGTGGCGAGGTTGTGCAGTTCGAGCGCCTCGGCTACTTCGCCGTCGACCCCGACAAGGACATGTACTTCCACCGCACCGTGGGTCTCCGTGACGAGTGGGCGGCCATCCAGAAGCGCAAGGGCTGA
- a CDS encoding DUF4112 domain-containing protein: MTSREIHAAQQEVERELRGPQPARLTTTLTHVLEDLVPVPGTKLRVGIDPVLTLVPWAGTAIGSVFGSALLVDAVRLRMPLPVLLRMFANWLIDWLVGLLPYAGPLLDAAWRSNNRNLRLLRRTIDDREQVRHASVLYWISAVAILVGMMLLILLVPVLLIAWLTSLG, encoded by the coding sequence GTGACCAGTCGAGAGATCCATGCCGCGCAGCAGGAGGTGGAGCGGGAGCTCCGCGGGCCGCAGCCTGCCCGCCTGACGACGACGCTCACGCACGTGCTGGAGGACCTCGTGCCGGTGCCGGGCACGAAGCTGCGCGTGGGGATCGATCCGGTGCTCACGCTGGTCCCCTGGGCCGGCACCGCCATCGGCTCGGTCTTCGGGTCCGCCCTCCTGGTCGACGCCGTGCGGCTGCGGATGCCGCTGCCGGTGCTGCTGCGGATGTTCGCCAACTGGCTGATCGACTGGCTGGTCGGCCTGCTGCCCTACGCGGGCCCGCTGCTGGACGCCGCCTGGCGGTCGAACAACCGGAATCTGCGGCTGCTGCGCCGGACGATCGACGACCGCGAACAGGTGCGCCACGCCTCCGTCCTGTACTGGATCAGCGCGGTGGCCATCCTCGTGGGGATGATGCTGCTGATCCTCCTGGTCCCCGTGCTGCTGATCGCGTGGCTGACGAGCCTCGGGTGA